The Cutaneotrichosporon cavernicola HIS019 DNA, chromosome: 5 DNA segment CACAGCGACCCCCCCAAGGACACAGCGTGTCCGTTGCGGACGTGGTCAACCGCCGCACCGGCGCCGAAGTATGGGTCGTgatcgacggcgaggtgtATGAGTGAGTCGGCCCCTCTCCAACCCTCTCCAACCCACACACCCCTCACACCACCCACACACCCCTCACACCACCCACACCACCCACACCACCCACACCACCCACACCACCCACaccactcacaccagcaTGACAaagttcctcgacgaccaccCGGGCGGCAAAGACATTATCGTTGCCAACCGGTCGCGCGACGTCACGCCGCTCTTCAAGCCCCGCCATCCCAATGACCAGCTTTTTCCAGGCAACCTCCCCGCCCAAGTGAAGCACCTCGGGCCCCTCGCACCGGCCAGCAGCGATGAACTGGAAGACATCAAGCTCCAGATCTCGGCGGAGCAGCTGGCTGAGGACGAGCGAGTGCTGACCGAACGCAAGAAGATGGACGAGCGCGGACTCGGGGTTATTGTCAACATGAAGGACTTTGAAAAGTTTGCCGAACCACTGTTGACCAAGGTTGCTTGGGCGTACTATGCTTCtgcgggcgacgacgagatcaGTAAGTCAATCTTGTTGATGTCGCTGACACTACTAGCCAAACTCGCCAACGCGACCGCGTACCAAAAGGTGCTGTTTCGTCCGCGCGTTCTAAGGCGCGTGGAGCAATGCGACGCATCAACGGAACTCATGGGATGTCCATCTAGCCTACCGATCTTCATTGCACCGGCAGCCATGGCAAAGCTAGGCCATCCCCTTGGCGAGATCAACCTCACCCGCGGGGCGGGGAGTACTGGCATCATCCAGGGGATTAGCAGCAACGCCTCGTGCAGCATGGACGAGATGCTTGGTGAGCGTGAAGACGGCCAACCCCTCTTCTACCAGCTCTATGTGAACCGGGACCGCAGTAAGGCCGAGGAACTGGTGCGCAAAATCGACGCAGGCAAGTTTGATGCCATCATGCTCACGGCCGATGCGCCGGTTGGAGGCAACCGCGAACGCGACATCCGAGTCAAAGGTGACTTTGAGGGTCCGGCCGGTGGGGTTGCCGTTAAGAGCAAGGACACGGCTGGTGTCGCGCAAGCCATGTTCGCTGGCGTAGACCCCAACCTCTCGTGGGAAGACGTCAAGTGGCTCCAATCCCTCACTAAGATTCCCGTGATGATCAAGGGCGTCCAgtgcgtcgaggacgcacTCCTAGCCTACGAGGCTGGATGTGACGGTATCGTCATTAGCAACCACGGCGGACGGCAACTCGATACTACCCGTCCAGCCCTCGACGTCTTGCTGGAGATTAGGCGGTATGCACCTCATCTTCTTCGTCCCGAATTCCGCACACCCACAGGACCAACCCAAGACTCGCTGGCCGAACCCGCGCGCCTCACGCCCAAAGACCGGGCTGATGGGAGTGGCATGCCTCGCCGCTTTGAGATCTTcatcgacggcggcgtgtcCCGCGGTACAgacgtcgtcaaggccCTCTGTCTCGGTGTCAATGGGGTTGGTATCGGCCGTGGATTCCTGTTCGCCCAAAGTGTtggtggggaggaaggcgtcGAGCATGCGGTGGGCATCTTCAAGTCGGAGATTGAGCTGGCTATGCGTCTCCTTGGTGCGAACAAGGTGGGAGACTTGCGGCCAAGTAtggtcgaggttgttggCGAGGTGCCGCGCGCTGCCTAGTATAAGAGATAGTACAGCACCTCGCTGCCTAGTCCAAGACTTAGGAGAGATAGTACATGCATGGTATAGGGGAGACTAGTGGAGAACAGCGGCGGTCTCGACGCCACCGGCTGCGGATTTACGGAGAGACGTAGAGTCGCCGGACCCCACCACGCGCTGGATATCGTGCTTGGCCGACGCGGACCAGCTTGCGCGAAGGGCACCAGTCACGGAACCCGAGATGAGAGAGAGGATGCCCCAGAACGCGCCCTGCAGAAACGGCGAGATGACCTGGGGTTAGATGCCATCCAACGGTATTGTTTTTGGTTAGTTGCCATCCAACTCTGCTTGCAACCCACCTGATCCCGCACAGTGATCCACGCCGCCTTGTTCCACACCACTGCCACCTCCTTTCCGCCCGCGATATCGCTCTTCACGTCCCCGCCCGCCGTGTCCGACTGGAGAGCCGGCATAAGACTGCGAAGATAAGCCTGTTCGAACCGCATCTCCGggatgggcggcatggtgGCGCgtacgcgccgccgcgccgcttcCACGCGCTGGTGGTGCATctgcgcggcgtcgagtgcCATTTCTTGCGACAGGTCGGGGTAGGCTGCGTCCGTCATGGTGGTGAGTTGGGTATAAGTTGAGTGCGGGTTGAGTGGTGACGCCGAGTGCGAGACGAGTGGGCGTCACCATCGTCACACGTGGATTTGGTCCCGCCGGGAGTCGCAGTCGGGTGGCAATGTCAATGTCACACCTCACACATGTCACACTCGCGATCACAACATACACCATGAGCTTTAACGATCTTGAGCGCGGGACGGGGTCGACGCGGAGCGGGGCCAGTGCGTACAGAACAAAAAACGATGCGCCGGCGTAAacgctcacaccaggcgACCCCGAGTTTACGCGGGTCAAGGACGCCGTGTCGATCCAGATCTTCAAGATCCAGAGCAACGTACAGGGCATCCAGCGGCTGcttgacaagctcggcacAACGTCTGATGGGCCCAGTGTGCGGACGTCTCTGTGAGTCTTGGTCGCGTCGCAGGTCGCATCCGCCAGGCTGCTCAGCTGTATCACACGCTGATAGCAGACACAACCTGACCGAGTCGACGCGCGACATGGTCAAGAAGAGCACGGATGAGatcaaggcgctcgccTCGTTCCCTTCTGGCGGAGACGGGCAGGTACGCTGCCAGATGGACTGTCTGACAACAGGCACAGCGTAAGGCGATCCAGTCGAGGCTGTCGCGCGAGTACACGTCAGCTCTGCAGGGCTTCCAGCGGGTGCAGCGGCTCAGTGCCGAGCGGCAACGGAGCACGGTAGAGGTGCAGAAGCGTGCAGTCGAGCtgcaggaggagaggtgAGTGGGATGGAGGGTTTaagggcaaggagaacAAGGAGGCCGTGGCTCACACCAGCAACGAAGACCGCGacagcgtcgagctcgaacGCGTGCAGCTCCAGACGCAGGCCCAAGCCATGGCACCGCAGATTACCCAGTCGGAACTCGAGTTCCAGGAACAGGTGattgccgagcgcgagagcgagatCCGCGAGATTGAGACGGGGATACACGAGCTCAACGACATCTTCCGCGACCTGGGCGCGATCGTCCAGGAGCAGGGAGGGTTGATTGGTGAGTCGGGCGGTGTCTGAGCGAGGCGGGTGTGGGGTCGGGTTGGCTACACTGGCTGCAGCCGGCAGACTGTTCTCCGCCAGCACTGTCAGAAGTGGATTCGGGGTCATCCAGAAGTCTCTAGTGAAGTAGTCCGCTTCTCCGTGTGGGCTACGTCCGTCTCGTCCCAGCCTCTCTTTTTTAGATTGCTCACCCAGACAACATCGAGAGCAACATTGTCAACGTGCACGCGCACacgacgtcggccgccgaggaacTCACCTCGGCTCACGAGTACCAGCGCAAGGCCGGCCGCCGCATGGCCTGCCTGCTCATCATTCTCGCCATTGTCGCGCTGttcatcctcctcgccatccttGCCTAGTTCTAGTTGTATTTTTACAGTGACTGAAGGTTGTCATGTCCCGCTGGTTGTGTGTTGCGTGGCTGATTTACACTAGATAACGCCGTGGCTGACTTACACTAGATAAAGCCGTGGCTGACTTACACTAGATAAAGCCATGACGTCGGCGGATATTTGTGCCAGATACCGCGCGCTTCCATCCTGCCCAGTCTCGGCGTGGCTGGGTGACGTAGCGGGCCCGTACGTCGCGTCCATCGTGCCACCGCCGCATGACACGGCTCGGGACGCTCGGGATACGCCAGATACGCCACTAGGCTGCCAAGAGGGTGGTGACACGGCGCGTCCGTCCGGCGTTGATGGTTTGACACGGCGCCGAGCATCGCCGCCCTGATTTCGGAGCACGGCCATGCTGCACCCACCTCCACGTAGATCTTCGGCCCACTACCCACCCCACGTAGATCTTGACGACCCACTACCCACCCCACGTAGAGCTTACCCTCCCACTACCCACCCTCGTACGCCAGCCAGCCCCAAGATATACAATCTCGGAACAGAAACAGGGATCGGAGTAACTATTTGGGCGCGTTCGAAATCATTTGCCAGGGTACCGTGTTTCTTTGGGTTGTCCATGTCAATCAGGCACCGTCAGCGGTCTGGAACGGGCTCAAAATTGCCACCCACAAATTCAGGCTGGTCGAGTGACGTCTTTGTGGCTTGCAAAGGTCATCAGCTGATCAGCTGACCTCGAAGCAAAACATCTTTTTAGGCAAAGGATACATGCATTACTACAGACACTAATGGCAACATGACAATGATATGCTGTGGAGTGGTGTTGACTGCAACCGCTGATCGCGATCGGTGCACCTGGGGCGCTTGGGCCGCGCGATTAGAAGCCTAGATGAGGGCGTGGAGCTTGGGGTCGCGCGAGGGGTCAAAATGGCGCGGCTCGTCGCGTAGGATAGAGAGTGCGTTGGCCCACgacgggcggcgcgacTGCTCCTGCGCCTGCTCCGGTTGTTGAggggtggcgagggcggcgacgtgcTTGGTTTTGGATTTGGATTTGGATTTTGAGACGCgcgctggggtcagctttGGTTCCGGAATTGTCTGTCTGTGCGTCCCCCAGACTCTTAACTCGAACTCACCACCGTCGgcccactcgtcgccgcgaGAAAAGGCATGTGTCCCAGCCTCAAAGGCAGTGAGGAAGGCGTTGAGGCGGTCCTGATGCCCCGTGGTaggcgaggcgagggggGAGGTAGTGGCCGAAGACGAGGCAGAGGACAGGCGGGGGATGGTGATGAATGTCATTGTGGAAGAGGACTGAAGTGTAGGAGTgatgggagatggacgacgaggtgtaGATGCCGAGTGTATATATCTAGATGAGAAGAGTAGATGAGAGATAgtgatgccgaggaggttTGAGGGGCTGGGGGCTGGGCTGAGTGAGTTCAGGGCAATGTACTGGTCACACGTTCGGTCAACGGCCTTGTCACTCACGGAGACGGAACAGTGATTCAGGGTTCACCCCATTATACGAGATTACAATCAACCGACCAACTCCGATTCTCTACCAAAAGTGATTCCGCCTATCCGCAGACCCTGAAAAGCGGCGGCCTCCACTTTGGAGGCTGGCCGACTGACCAGGCAGAGCCAGGCCTGGCCAAGCGAAATCCGGCCCACCTGACTGGTCACAATACACGCCATCCGTCATGTACGCATGTGCGCAGAGCTGGAACCATGTCCATGTCGGAGCGTATCAATCCAAGCGTACGAGTGACTAGTGCTAGTGAGTGTGGGGGAGAGCTCGGTGACCACTGGCGATCCGGCGACTTGAGAACCATCTATCCCAGTCCAAAGCCCAACTCTTCGATCCATTCCAGCCAGTTGGCGGACAGGCGTAAGAAGCCCCCCACACTCTACACCGCTACGCTACGCCTCAACGCCACGCCACGCCACGCACCGCATTGACTCTGATGACTCTGACTGCAATCCGCAATCGCAATCGGTGGAGCGCATGGACTGGCCCCGGCTTCCCCACATATTTTCGCGGGGTCCCACCGATCGACAAGGGCCCGCGGACGCCGGAACCCGAacaccgccgccactcACCTCACCCACCTCACTGCGTAGGCGATTTACCCCGCATCACATGGACATGAAGCCGCGGATTccggcgccagcgcgccGAAGACCGATGGCGTGGTTTGGCGGGGTGGGATGGCATCTGTTGGCGTGGAATGCGGGGCAGATCGAGTCGATGCATCGCGGATCGTTGCCTTGGCCATTCTATTCACGGTGCTTTGACATTGTCGAGTGGCGCGAGTCTGTCGTCCACGTTTGTCTGCGCGTTGCCACCGTGGCACGCGGACACTGCCACCATTGTCCAAGCCGGACTCAAGTGTCACGCCGTTGCGTGTGGTCAAGGATGGAGCACGCGCATCCTagctcgacgacacgcTGAGAGGCCATGTTGCTAAACCAACAGCGGGACAGTGAAAGACTTTGCAACCAACAGCGGGACAGAGAAAGACTGTGCAACCCAACGGACGGTGGCTCATCTACAACTCCTGCAAGAGTTTACTGACTGGTAGCAGCTGTCGTCTCCCCTCGCGGCCATCTGTAACTTATCACTTGCCGCAGTGTAACCCGGCGCCGAAGAGTGGATGCCACCGAGACCTCGAATCAGACCAGCGGCCCAACGGCGCAAGAGCAAGTGTGCGAGACCACCACGACGCTGCCGTAGTTGGAGAATGCAGGCTAGACTACACCGGTGGCAGCGGGAGGGGGCAAAGTTGAGCTGGCCCGTCAAGTTGACAAGTATGCAAGGTTCAAGGATGTCTACGAAGCACACTTTCCActtcttgcgcttctcgagcATGAGGCCGTGAAGGGTGAACGGCCATGACGGGATCAGGGCTGGCGAGTGCGTGTGCGACTGGAGCGGGAGTAGCGCCTGCAGCCGAAGATAGCACAATATAGGCCATGTTGTATGGGGGTGCTCCCCATCTTGTATACAGTACTGTTGGCCTTGTAGCCGAGACATCAGTCGGGCGGAGGTGGTCGCCGCTGTGTAGTTTAGCTCCAGGAGAGTAATCCACATGGTGCACGGCTCACACACCACTCACACCTGTACCACCGCACATCTGTTGGTGTCACAGTGGGATGTTCAGACGCGACTCCTTGTCGGCATGAGGCAGACACCGGTCGCTCCCGATGAGGATGGGCTTGATGCCTGCATGAGTGCCGACATACACAGGCGTACTGAAGCAGGACTACCTCACGTCCCACACGCCTGCACACACTACACGTCGATTTCGGTATTACCTACTCCCCAACCTAGCCCATCCCCAAACACCCACTTTCAGCCATCTCTGATCGTATAGTGGCTAGTATGCTCGCTTGTCATCAATAGTGACCGCGGGAGACCGGAGTTCAATTCTCCGTCAGAGAGCAACGATGGGCCTCAGCCCATACTTTTGCTTCTTGTTATAACCTGGAATGTGGCGCAACCCGATTACGGATCGGAAATACAAATTCCGCTTATCGCGCCTGTAATCTGCCGTGCCTGTGCCTATCGCGCGCTTGACTTTTTGCTGGCAACGTCGGATTCGGCCCCCGACCGCGCTGACCAACCAACACCAACCTTGATTCATGGTCATTGTCGATCCCCGGCCCCCGGATTCCGACAAAATACGCTGACGCGCACACGCACGTTGACGCACGATCACCAAGGTGCCTGAGGTATCCGGCAGAACCAACTAGGCTCATCCATTCCCTGCACTCGACCACTCTGTGCCTGTCGAGCGGCTGATTGCTTCGGTGGCTGTGGCACAGCAAGGTATGAATAGCAAGGATCGGATCGAGACTCATCTGATAATCTGACAATGAGACCAGTAATCACGGCTGGCGCCATGGTACAGGGGCAGGGTAATGTCATCGACGTGGAAAGTGGAAAGTCGAAACGGTACAGTCGAGTCAAGGCCCTGGGGCTGTGCCAGGCCTGTGCGGCGTCTTCTGCCAAACTTCTacgaggccgagcccgaCCCGACGTCCGATGAACATTCGGCTGTTCCGCCGACAACCTCTTCGGCTACCCACCAGAGGGGTATTAGGGGTCTATTACCGTGTAGGGCAAGAACTGAGCGGGCTCACAGATCCACACCGAGGGGTAGAAGCCATGACGCGGTATGAACCCAAACCCGAAGATGCTGTTGGTGTCCAAGCGCGCCTGTGCTCTGTACTCTTGAAAAAAAAAGTAAAACGAAAAAAAAAAGGTTTGACCAAGTCCTGACGCGTGCTTCGGTGGCGGGCGTGCGCGGGGATGTGCAGATCCCCAGAGTATACAAGTACCGAGTACACAAGTACCGAGTACGTCGGAAGCTAGAGCTGGGACGCATGGAATGAATGACAGAATCAAGGGAGCGTATGGGGTCGGGGGATCGAGGATGGATTCGGCCGGTGGACAAGCTACTGTCGTCTGCGCAGTACGGCGCTTATCTGAAAGAACAGATCTGCTTGGGCACGGGCTTGGTGCGGTCAGCCAGTGACGAGACGCTCGTGACATTGACGGGATTCCGAGGTGGATACAGGCGGTGGGAAACGACGACGGGCCCTGGAGTCTTGGTGCGAGTAGTGAATGGGCTGAGGCACGTTTGGTGTGGGGTATGGCTTGGGGGGCGGCTGCGTTGGTGCGAGAGAATACACTGTGGCGTCACTGTTATTGGCACATTCCTGCGGCTTGCGGCTTGCGGCTTGCGGCTTGCGGCTTGCGGATTGCAGCCTGCAGCCTGTGGATTCGTGCTTCTGCAAACGCGTTCGACGCGTGTGGGAAGGCGGCCGCGGTTGCAGTTTGGTTTCTGGTTCGGTGTGGTGAGCAGGGCCCGGTtagggaggagggggaggttAGTGACGTCGCTCGGCCGTGGACGGAGAAGTGTGGCCAAGAGCCGATTCCAGGTGCTTGGGCGGACCGAGCGAGCCAAGCCAAAGTGGCCAGCCAAGAGCCGCCGGCGACGCCCGAGCAGTAGGGCCATCCAAGGCTGTCCGACGAGTCCGAGCGTCGACCAACCTTTTGCATAGCAATCCGTCTGCGCATCCCATCCCTGCAGGGGTCCCAATGGGGCGACTGTCGGCGTGCATGCATGTATTCAACGGTGTACGGCGTGTGATCgtgagggaggggggatACATTGATGGCGGCAGTGTGTGTGGCACGATTTTGTCCCTTCCCCTTTTCTCCTCATCAGGTGATCGCGGAGTAATGCGCGGCCAGGTCGAGACTAGAAGCATCAAGCACGCCTCCTGGCCCTGTCAGGAACGCTGTAGGGGGAGGGTTCTAGCGACTAAAGAGAaaaggggaagggagaggggagggggaggtaAGAGGGGCCAGCGGGCCAGCGACTCTGGCGCGTGTTTGTGTGGGTCAACCCGAGGATCGAGGATTGAGGATAGGATAGGATTGAGAATTAAGAATTGAGAATTGCGGATTGAGGAACCGTATCAAGCCAGCGCGTAGCACTGCGGCGTGATAGCTGAGACGTGAGACGTGCACATGATCACGTCAATGGCCAAACTTCCAAGCCAAGTCTCAGTGCATTGAATGCATTGTGTCGGGTTACTGGCAAGTGTGAATTGGGTTGTATGGAGCGGGAAGCCTGGAGGCTATAGCTGGTATATCCGGGACCCCACAATATCCGAGAGGTGCCAGGGTCAAGTTCACCTTTCGAGGAGTGTCCgctgggagggaggagtCGTCCTCCGCCTGGGTGGGTGCTGGCTGCTAGGAGGGAAAACTACTCCAGTCTCTCATCATCTTTCCAAAATACATTTcacccacctccttctTTCATCCTCGATTACTCTCTTCACAAAAGCCTAGAGGGCAAAAGAGCAAGACTGCTCTAAACCCAAGGGCCAAGGCTACCTCCCCGCCTCACCGCATCCTTCCCCCGCTTCTTGTGCCAACCCCTGCACACTCACACACATCACCAAACCTCGCATCCACCACCCAAAATTTGGGCACGCCAACCAGGCCAACCAGGCCAACTGCAACCACCACCTCGACTTGGCACCATACACCAACCACGCTTTCTTTAGTGACCAAGTTGACAAGGACCAACACGACATCAAACCACGACAATTGTTCACGACTTGGGGAGCGAACAGGGGTAAAAACAGTATCACACCAAGCATCAAGTAGCGAGGACGATCATCACCACATCCCCCAGCAGCCATTCATTAACCCCTTTactcgccatcctcctccggACTCTACACTgccctcccaccccactCCCACAGCCTCTACTACTCTTCTCTCACAGTAATCCCCTTTACCCAACATACAAGTACTCAACTACTCCCAACCATAACCACATAACTCCACAACCATGGCACTTTCAAACTTCAACGTCGCAATGTTCGACCAGAGCGGATTGGGCCTCGTGACCCACCAGCACAAGGTTTACACAGACACCAAGCCATATGTCGACGATTTCTCTTTCGATCATGGCGCGTCGGCAGCTGGTCAGGGCTACTATCCGAGCAACTTTATGGAGTCACCcacccttcctcccccgACAGTTTTCGATACTGGCCTCCCGAACCACTACTCTGGCccatcggcgtcggccaTCACTATGGCGCCCATGCCTACAATCCCCGCGCCCATCAACAGTTCCGCCCTTGCCGCCAACCTTCAGCGAGTCGTTGACACAAGCGCAAACGCACTACAGCTCGACACGACGTCGCTCACTCCCTCTGGTTCCCCCCGAACTGGCGGCTACCCCAGCCCATCGTTCCAGCTCTCGCCAACTCCAGGCTTAACCAACCCGACGACCACCCCCGGCCCCCGATCCCACTCACGCTGCTCGTCACACTCATCGTCTGATGGCCTCGCGAGCGGTTTCACCTCGGTCGTCGTGACTCCTGGTGGCGGCTCTCCCGTCCTTCCCATCCGCACGTCgctcggtggcggcggtcgCAAGAACTCTGCCGTCGCCAACGGTACGTTTATCCCCAAGAAGAGCCACCTTTGCCCGTACCCGGCTTGCGAGCGCCACACGCGCACATTCCGCTCCAACGCAGACCTGCAGCGCCACATTCGCTCTCACAAGGGAGAGAAGCCCCACAAGTGTCCATCGACCGACTGCCAGAAGGCATACGGCCAGCAGAACAAGATGGTCAAGCACGTCGAGAGTCAACACCCCCACCTTCTGAGCatggtcgagctcggtcgCACCCGCACCCGCCGCACGCCCGTGGCTCAGCGCAACATGAACGTCCGTCGCGTCAGCGGTAACTCGCCGTACGCCAAGCCCTCGGCACTGGCGTATACCTCGTACCCGAGCACGCCTGTTCAGTCGCCGCCTCTGATGACGGTCCCCACCTCGGCCGGCAGCCTCTACCACTCGCCCATTGGTTTCCATCACGCGCACGCCCGTCCCGCGCCTTACATGCCTCGTTCCGGCGCGCCGCTCCACCAGATGGCCCGCACTACCAGCACGGGCAGCACGGGCTCGGTCGGtgccggcctcggcgctggcTTCCCGATGCTGCCGTCGTTCAACAACTGGTGGGCCCCGTCATGAACCATGACCCATGAGGCATGACCCATGACAACCAACAACAAAGGACACTCTTGTGCCATCCCAACCACAACTTCCCCAACCCCCGAACCCGACTCCGCCCGATCCCAGCATGTCACGACGCATCCTCATTCATACAAACGCATTCGCACCGGCCGGCCATCATCCATCCCCATCCATTCTCCAATCCATCACTTGTGCATAGCATCCatcaccacccaccacccaccatcCCCTGCCACACGAGCTCCGCTCCTCGCATCGGCGATCACGGACACTCGCCCCCCTCTCATCACCAAACATCACTGCAAAAAAGAGAGAAGAAGAAAAATACATGTCCAAGTATCCTAGGGCAACATCATGCATAGCCATTTGTCCATCGTGCTGGGGCAGGAGAgagaggcgaggaggcgaggtgCAGATGGGCTCACGGGGCTGGTGCTAACACTGTCGGAGCACCCTCAATCACAATCACCGTGCCAATGGCTGACGTGCCACGGACGGTGCCTCGACCTGACCTGACGGCGGCCGTGATGACGAAAGCGTTGCTGATGCTGATTGATCATCAAACGGACAATCATCAAACAAACGCCCCTCGTCTGTGATCGTCTGTGCACCCGCGTGCGCCTCATCAACCCCAAAACTCGTTCGCAGAGCAAACAACGACTCTCAAGAGTCTCATATGCATgaccgccgcgcgcacACAGACAAGACGGGGCCGGAAATGCATATCTACACACACATATATCGCCGACGACTACAGAAGAACTTTGAAGCGCTCGATACCCAGACGGATCGCTTCGATCTCGGCCGCATACTTGTCCAACTTCTCAGCGTTGTCAGCACGGACCTCCTCTTTAATCTTGGTCTCGTAGTTGTCCTGCTGCGTGACCTTGACAAGCTTGTCGCGGTTGCCAacggcgagcgcctgcttcttctcgagcttggagatCTCAGCCTGcgcgtcgaccttgccctcAACAGGAACGTGGACGTGGATGTCGGCCGTGACCGTCTCGGTGCCGCTTCCACGAGgaacctcggcgtcctcgacgacgaagacggCCTGGCCTGCACCCTTGGTGAGCGCGACAATGATGGCCGCCTGCGACTCGAGCAtggccttgagctgcggcttcttggcctggacgacgaccgtGATCTTGTCCTCAAGAGTCTTGCCGTTTGTGGGCAGGTTGTACAGGCCGACAATGGTACGCGCCGACCTGATGAcgtcgttgacgaggttgaagttggcctcggcctcggggaAGTTGTACTCGGGGATCTCTTCGGGGAAGGCGGCGACCATGATCGAGGGAGTCTTgtcgccagcgcggcgGGGGAGACGCTGCCACAGGTCCTCGGTGACGAACGGCATGAAGGGGTGGAGAAGCTTGAGACCGCCCTCAAGAGCAGTGTAGAGCGTGTTCTGGGCCGAGAGCTTCTCGGGCGTGTCCTCGGTCGACTCGAACGTGGGCTTGGTTGCCTCGATGAATATGTCGCACAGGTCGTTTAAGAAGAAGCGGTACGCGTAGTTGGTGGCTTCGGCAAAGTCGCGGTTCTCCATCGACGCGTTGACACCCGCGGAAGCGGTGTTGAGGCGGTGCAGCAGCCACTGCTCGGCGATGCTCTCCTTGCCAGTGGGCTGGAGTCAGTTGAAACTCAAACGCAGGTAACTCACCTTGGCCGAGGGGTTGGGAACGAAAGTGCTCGGCAGCCtcttgccctcgaggtcgacgaggccgaggcggaagAGCGCGAACTTTGTCGCGTTCCAGAGCTTGTTGCAGAACTTGCGGTAGCCCTCGACACGGCTGATCTCAAGGTTGATGTCGCGACCACCCTGGGCGTAGTTGCAGAGGGTGAAGCGGAGCGCGTCCGTACCACACTGAGGAATACCCTTGGGGAAGAGCTTTTTCTGGCCCTGCTCAGCCTTCTGGATCTCCTGGTCGGGGAGGTTGCCTTGGCGCAGGTCGTTGTGGAGCTTCTGGAGGGTCTGGCCAGTGATAACGTCGAGAGGGTCGATGACGTTGCCGGTCGACTTGGACATCTTGCGGCCCCAGGCGTCACGAACCATGGGGTGCAGGTAGACCTCCTTGAAGGGCATCTTGCCGGTGAGGACAATGCCGAAGAAGGCCATGCGGGCGACCCAGAAGAAGATGATGTCCCAGCCAGTCTCGAGGATCGAGTTGGGGTAGAAGttctcgaggtccttggTCTATGCGTGTCAGCTTGAACACAAATTCAAAACTCACCTGCTTGGGCCAGCCCATTGTGGAGAACGGCCAGAGACCGGACGAGAACCAGGTGTCGAGaacgtcctcgtcctgcTCCAGAGTGTACTTGCGGCCGTTGgcgcgcttctcggcctccgtcgtggcgtcctcgagagAGCGAGCAATGATCCAGTTCTTCTCGTCGGCACTGTCCgcggcctcgccctcatAAGACATGAGGTAGGCCGGGCACCTGTGGCCCCACCAAAGCTGGCGCGAGATGCACCAGTCCTGCATGTTCTCCATCCAGCGGGTCCAGTCGCCCTGCATGGACTtgggcttgagctcgagctcacccTTGGCcgtgcgctcgaggacctcctCAGCCATCGGCT contains these protein-coding regions:
- a CDS encoding uncharacterized protein (FMN-dependent dehydrogenase); its protein translation is MSRLFTVVRRATFARRNYTAGRAVAPSAGSKGWNSWGRTTALAAGVAVPTLYFLTRDTVELDTQRPPQGHSVSVADVVNRRTGAEVWVVIDGEVYDMTKFLDDHPGGKDIIVANRSRDVTPLFKPRHPNDQLFPGNLPAQVKHLGPLAPASSDELEDIKLQISAEQLAEDERVLTERKKMDERGLGVIVNMKDFEKFAEPLLTKVAWAYYASAGDDEITKLANATAYQKVLFRPRVLRRVEQCDASTELMGCPSSLPIFIAPAAMAKLGHPLGEINLTRGAGSTGIIQGISSNASCSMDEMLGEREDGQPLFYQLYVNRDRSKAEELVRKIDAGKFDAIMLTADAPVGGNRERDIRVKGDFEGPAGGVAVKSKDTAGVAQAMFAGVDPNLSWEDVKWLQSLTKIPVMIKGVQCVEDALLAYEAGCDGIVISNHGGRQLDTTRPALDVLLEIRRYAPHLLRPEFRTPTGPTQDSLAEPARLTPKDRADGSGMPRRFEIFIDGGVSRGTDVVKALCLGVNGVGIGRGFLFAQSVGGEEGVEHAVGIFKSEIELAMRLLGANKVGDLRPSMVEVVGEVPRAA
- the PEP12 gene encoding uncharacterized protein (Syntaxin-like protein), translating into MSFNDLERGTGSTRSGASDPEFTRVKDAVSIQIFKIQSNVQGIQRLLDKLGTTSDGPSVRTSLHNLTESTRDMVKKSTDEIKALASFPSGGDGQAQRKAIQSRLSREYTSALQGFQRVQRLSAERQRSTVEVQKRAVELQEESNEDRDSVELERVQLQTQAQAMAPQITQSELEFQEQVIAERESEIREIETGIHELNDIFRDLGAIVQEQGGLIDNIESNIVNVHAHTTSAAEELTSAHEYQRKAGRRMACLLIILAIVALFILLAILA
- the VAS1 gene encoding uncharacterized protein (Belongs to the class-I aminoacyl-tRNA synthetase family); its protein translation is MSAPEVTKPQPEATPATSSVASGASTPTDSSAPSKKGAKKAAKLAEKAAKQAAKASTAAAQPAAPKKEKKEKEKKVELPAEEWVNTTPEGEKKDVSGDLWAGGYDPVKVEAAHYAWWDKQGFFQPQYQEDGSPLPRGIFSMTFPPPNVTGNLHIGHALTVAIQDAMARWKRMQGYTTIWVPGYDHAGIATQAVVENRLLKTEGHSRHYYGREKFLEKVWEWKDQYQANITNQMRRLGGSFAWDRVAFTMSPELSEAVKEGFITMHEKGLIYRANRLVNWCCYLNTSLSNLEVDQKELPGRTLMNVKGYDAKERFEFGVITSFKYPIENSDEFIIVATTRPETMLGDTAVAVHPDDPRYKHLHGKFVVHPFNGRRIPIVTDAITVDMEFGTGAVKITPAHDPNDFECAQRNNLEFISLMNDDGTYNENAAPFAGMKRFHVRNAIVAALKEKGLYVGQEDNAMSIPICSRSGDVVESIMKPQWWVSCKPMAEEVLERTAKGELELKPKSMQGDWTRWMENMQDWCISRQLWWGHRCPAYLMSYEGEAADSADEKNWIIARSLEDATTEAEKRANGRKYTLEQDEDVLDTWFSSGLWPFSTMGWPKQTKDLENFYPNSILETGWDIIFFWVARMAFFGIVLTGKMPFKEVYLHPMVRDAWGRKMSKSTGNVIDPLDVITGQTLQKLHNDLRQGNLPDQEIQKAEQGQKKLFPKGIPQCGTDALRFTLCNYAQGGRDINLEISRVEGYRKFCNKLWNATKFALFRLGLVDLEGKRLPSTFVPNPSAKPTGKESIAEQWLLHRLNTASAGVNASMENRDFAEATNYAYRFFLNDLCDIFIEATKPTFESTEDTPEKLSAQNTLYTALEGGLKLLHPFMPFVTEDLWQRLPRRAGDKTPSIMVAAFPEEIPEYNFPEAEANFNLVNDVIRSARTIVGLYNLPTNGKTLEDKITVVVQAKKPQLKAMLESQAAIIVALTKGAGQAVFVVEDAEVPRGSGTETVTADIHVHVPVEGKVDAQAEISKLEKKQALAVGNRDKLVKVTQQDNYETKIKEEVRADNAEKLDKYAAEIEAIRLGIERFKVLL